One window of the Streptomyces sp. ITFR-21 genome contains the following:
- a CDS encoding diacylglycerol kinase, with protein sequence MTREITLLVNPAAGRGRATRAAGPAARALRDAGCSVRVVAGADPPDALARARQAVADGTDGLVAVGGDGMVGLALQAVAGTATPLGVVAAGTGNDFARAAGLPVKDPAAAGTAIGRALREGRTRVLDLGRIGDRWFGTVLASGFDSRVNDRGNRMRWPTGRYRYDVAMLAELAALRPIRYRVRFDDAPEREIEATLIAVGNGSSYGGGMRICADARMDDGLFDVCVVGPCSRTTLLRVFPRVYRGTHPAHPAVTVHRAARVRLAAEGVTGYADGEPVGPLPLVAETVPRAVRLLG encoded by the coding sequence GTGACCCGCGAGATCACCCTCCTCGTCAACCCCGCCGCGGGCCGCGGCCGGGCCACGCGCGCCGCGGGGCCGGCCGCCCGCGCGCTGCGCGACGCCGGCTGCTCCGTGCGGGTCGTCGCCGGCGCGGACCCGCCGGACGCCCTGGCCAGGGCCCGGCAGGCGGTGGCCGACGGCACCGACGGGCTGGTCGCGGTCGGCGGCGACGGCATGGTCGGCCTCGCCCTCCAGGCGGTGGCCGGTACCGCCACCCCGCTGGGCGTCGTCGCGGCCGGCACCGGCAACGACTTCGCCCGCGCCGCCGGACTGCCGGTCAAGGACCCCGCCGCGGCCGGTACCGCCATCGGCCGGGCGCTGCGCGAGGGCCGCACCCGGGTCCTCGACCTCGGCCGGATCGGCGACCGCTGGTTCGGTACGGTGCTGGCCTCCGGCTTCGACTCCCGGGTCAACGACCGCGGCAACCGGATGCGGTGGCCCACCGGCCGCTACCGGTACGACGTGGCCATGCTCGCCGAACTCGCCGCGCTGCGCCCGATCCGCTACCGGGTCCGGTTCGACGACGCCCCGGAGCGGGAGATCGAGGCCACCCTGATCGCGGTCGGCAACGGCTCCTCCTACGGCGGCGGCATGCGGATCTGCGCCGACGCCCGGATGGACGACGGGCTCTTCGACGTGTGTGTGGTCGGGCCGTGCAGCCGTACGACGCTGCTGCGGGTCTTCCCGCGGGTCTACCGCGGGACCCACCCCGCCCACCCGGCGGTGACCGTGCACCGCGCCGCCCGGGTCCGGCTGGCGGCCGAGGGCGTCACCGGATACGCCGACGGCGAGCCGGTCGGACCGCTGCCGCTGGTCGCCGAGACCGTGCCGCGGGCGGTGCGGTTGCTGGGGTGA
- the tatC gene encoding twin-arginine translocase subunit TatC produces the protein MLKTASRQERDPEGRMPLADHLRELRNRLLKSVLAIIAVTIVAAFFYKDIIHFFQHPILKSVGCEHGAIVQKNGQPCAAMTVSGLLGGFSIALKVSLMAGVVVSSPVWLYQLWAFLAPGLHKNEKRYTLGFVGAGVPLFFAGAALAYAILPQTAKIMIGFVPEDATNLLPLDDFLDLIARMVIVFGMAFELPLVLVLLNFTGMVTGRRMLGWWRGMVIGITVFAAVATPTGDPLTMCLLAAPIVFLYFVAMGICFFNDSRKLRRRAADPDFALDPDEASALSHIPEQVSTAPLSESDRRGGGDFDDAT, from the coding sequence GTGCTCAAGACCGCCAGCAGGCAGGAGAGGGACCCCGAGGGGCGGATGCCCCTCGCGGACCACCTGCGCGAACTGCGCAACCGGCTGTTGAAGTCGGTCCTGGCGATCATCGCCGTGACCATCGTGGCGGCGTTCTTCTACAAGGACATCATCCACTTCTTCCAGCATCCCATCTTGAAGTCGGTGGGCTGCGAGCACGGCGCGATCGTGCAGAAGAACGGGCAGCCGTGTGCCGCGATGACCGTCAGCGGTCTGCTCGGCGGCTTCTCCATCGCGTTGAAGGTCTCGCTGATGGCCGGCGTCGTCGTCTCCTCACCGGTCTGGCTGTACCAGCTGTGGGCGTTCCTGGCGCCCGGCCTGCACAAGAACGAGAAGCGCTACACGCTGGGCTTCGTCGGCGCGGGTGTGCCGCTGTTCTTCGCCGGCGCCGCGCTGGCGTACGCGATCCTGCCGCAGACCGCGAAGATCATGATCGGCTTCGTGCCGGAGGACGCCACCAACCTGCTGCCGCTGGACGACTTCCTCGACCTCATCGCGCGGATGGTCATCGTCTTCGGCATGGCCTTCGAGCTGCCGCTGGTGCTGGTGCTGCTGAACTTCACCGGCATGGTCACCGGCCGCCGCATGCTCGGCTGGTGGCGCGGCATGGTGATCGGCATCACCGTCTTCGCCGCCGTCGCCACCCCCACCGGCGACCCGCTCACCATGTGCCTGCTGGCCGCGCCGATCGTCTTCCTGTACTTCGTGGCGATGGGCATCTGCTTCTTCAACGACTCCCGCAAGCTGCGCCGCCGCGCGGCCGACCCGGACTTCGCGCTCGACCCGGACGAGGCGTCCGCGCTGAGCCACATCCCCGAGCAGGTCTCCACCGCGCCGCTGAGCGAGTCCGACCGGCGCGGTGGCGGCGACTTCGACGACGCGACCTGA
- the tatA gene encoding Sec-independent protein translocase subunit TatA, with translation MLGNLKPFEIVLILLVIVVLFGAKKLPDVARSLGKSARILKSEAKAMKNDGDAPATAQPAPEQVAARTIQAAPGDTASARPVAEPADRTSAQG, from the coding sequence ATGCTCGGCAATCTCAAGCCCTTCGAGATCGTCCTCATCCTTCTCGTCATCGTCGTCCTCTTCGGTGCCAAGAAGCTTCCCGACGTCGCCAGGTCGCTCGGCAAGTCGGCCCGCATTCTCAAGAGCGAGGCCAAGGCGATGAAGAACGACGGTGACGCCCCGGCCACCGCGCAGCCCGCGCCGGAGCAGGTCGCGGCCCGTACCATCCAGGCCGCGCCCGGTGACACCGCCAGCGCCCGCCCGGTGGCCGAGCCGGCCGACCGCACCTCCGCGCAGGGCTGA
- a CDS encoding helix-turn-helix transcriptional regulator encodes MLSLVTYLKERPGARVSEVAQAFGVTEAELIGDLNVLPLCGTSFRGGDLLDIDTDGERIWWHNPGTADDVAQPLRLAADEATALLVATRAVANLPGLRDRDRQALLRAAAKLEAAAGEAAGSSAQLSVTFESEGSVFATVDRAITERRPLWMRYYSPARDTLTERTVDPIRLFAVGHTYFEGWCRLSEDRRTFRLDRVAEIELLDEPSDPPRLEPRDLSQGLVQPAGDDPEVVIEVGPGGRWVAEYYPHDSAEELPGGDLRITLRTPDPGSLRRLALRLGRDGRIVSPAALAGGARDAAVQALAAYGE; translated from the coding sequence ATGCTGTCCCTGGTCACCTATCTGAAGGAGCGGCCCGGCGCGCGGGTCAGCGAGGTGGCGCAGGCGTTCGGGGTGACCGAGGCGGAGCTGATCGGGGACCTGAACGTCCTGCCGCTGTGCGGCACCAGCTTCCGCGGCGGCGACCTGCTGGACATCGACACCGACGGCGAACGCATCTGGTGGCACAACCCCGGCACCGCCGACGACGTGGCGCAGCCGCTGCGGCTGGCCGCCGACGAGGCCACCGCCCTGCTGGTCGCCACCCGAGCGGTGGCCAACCTGCCCGGCCTGCGGGACCGCGACCGCCAGGCACTGCTGCGGGCCGCCGCCAAACTGGAGGCCGCGGCCGGCGAGGCGGCCGGCTCCAGCGCCCAGCTGTCGGTGACCTTCGAGTCCGAGGGCAGCGTCTTCGCCACCGTCGACCGCGCCATCACCGAGCGCCGGCCGCTGTGGATGCGCTACTACTCGCCGGCCCGCGACACCCTCACCGAGCGCACGGTGGACCCGATCCGGCTGTTCGCCGTCGGCCACACCTACTTCGAGGGCTGGTGCCGGCTCTCCGAGGACCGCCGCACCTTCCGGCTCGACCGGGTGGCGGAGATCGAACTGCTCGACGAGCCGTCCGACCCGCCCCGGCTGGAGCCCCGCGACCTCTCGCAGGGCCTGGTGCAGCCGGCCGGCGACGACCCGGAGGTGGTGATCGAGGTCGGGCCGGGCGGCCGCTGGGTCGCCGAGTACTATCCGCACGACAGCGCCGAGGAACTGCCGGGCGGGGACCTGCGGATCACCCTGCGCACCCCCGACCCCGGCTCGCTGCGGCGGCTCGCACTGCGGCTCGGCCGCGACGGCCGGATCGTGTCCCCCGCCGCACTGGCGGGGGGCGCGCGCGACGCGGCCGTACAGGCCCTGGCCGCCTACGGGGAGTGA
- a CDS encoding helix-turn-helix transcriptional regulator — translation MAIAKAERLMNLALCLMNTRRPVSKRELRASIEAYHEVTSDESFNRMFERDKDDLRELGLVIDTVESIDGEFGYLARSDRNRLPDIALDPEEAAALGLAAKVWQQARLAEAASGALQKLRAAGVPYEAASSVLEPRIPTPEPAFEGLMLATRERRAVSFDYRKANAVRPEPRLVEPWALECWRGHWYVAGHDRDRGAVRVFRLSRISGKVRSRGPFVAEVPDHVDVREAVARWAGEGATAATARIRLRRDSGYPLRSRAVTTTPVDADWDELEIPYGHGLDAWLAEFGPDVVVLAPEELRAEVLERLRAVAKG, via the coding sequence ATGGCGATTGCCAAGGCCGAGCGGCTGATGAACCTGGCGCTGTGCCTGATGAACACCCGGCGCCCGGTCAGCAAGCGTGAGCTGCGCGCGTCCATCGAGGCCTACCACGAGGTCACCTCCGACGAGTCGTTCAACCGGATGTTCGAGCGGGACAAGGACGACCTGCGCGAGCTCGGCCTGGTCATCGACACGGTGGAGAGCATCGACGGCGAGTTCGGCTACCTGGCCCGCAGTGACCGCAACCGGCTGCCGGACATCGCCCTCGACCCCGAGGAGGCCGCGGCCCTCGGACTCGCCGCGAAGGTGTGGCAGCAGGCCCGGCTCGCCGAGGCGGCCAGCGGGGCACTGCAGAAGCTGCGCGCGGCCGGAGTGCCGTACGAGGCCGCCAGCAGCGTGCTCGAACCGCGTATCCCCACCCCCGAACCGGCCTTCGAGGGGCTGATGCTCGCCACCCGTGAGCGGCGCGCCGTCTCCTTCGACTACCGCAAGGCCAACGCGGTGCGTCCGGAGCCCCGGCTGGTGGAGCCCTGGGCGCTGGAGTGCTGGCGCGGCCACTGGTACGTCGCCGGGCACGACCGCGACCGCGGCGCCGTCCGGGTCTTTCGGCTCTCCCGGATCAGCGGGAAGGTCCGCAGCCGGGGCCCCTTCGTCGCCGAGGTCCCCGACCACGTCGACGTCCGCGAGGCCGTCGCCCGCTGGGCCGGCGAGGGTGCCACCGCCGCCACCGCCCGTATCCGGCTGCGCCGCGACAGCGGCTACCCGCTGCGCTCCCGGGCGGTCACCACCACCCCGGTGGACGCCGACTGGGACGAACTGGAGATCCCCTACGGCCACGGCCTCGACGCCTGGCTGGCCGAGTTCGGCCCGGACGTGGTCGTGCTGGCCCCCGAGGAGCTGCGCGCCGAAGTGCTGGAACGGCTGCGCGCCGTGGCCAAGGGCTGA
- a CDS encoding FKBP-type peptidyl-prolyl cis-trans isomerase, whose protein sequence is MSIEKPEIDFPGGEPPADLEIKDIWEGDGEVAKAGDTVSVHYVGVAFSSGEEFDASWNRGAPLRFQLGVGQVIAGWDQGVQGMKVGGRRQLIIPAHLAYGDSGAGGAIKPGETLIFVCDLIAV, encoded by the coding sequence GTGAGCATCGAAAAGCCCGAGATCGACTTCCCGGGTGGCGAACCGCCGGCCGACCTGGAGATCAAGGACATCTGGGAAGGCGACGGCGAGGTCGCCAAGGCCGGGGACACCGTCTCCGTCCACTACGTCGGAGTGGCCTTCTCCTCCGGCGAGGAGTTCGACGCCAGCTGGAACCGCGGCGCGCCGCTGCGCTTCCAGCTCGGTGTCGGCCAGGTCATCGCCGGCTGGGACCAGGGTGTGCAGGGCATGAAGGTCGGCGGCCGGCGCCAGCTGATCATCCCCGCGCACCTCGCCTACGGCGACAGCGGCGCGGGCGGCGCGATCAAGCCCGGCGAGACGCTGATCTTCGTCTGCGACCTGATCGCGGTCTGA